A single region of the Triticum dicoccoides isolate Atlit2015 ecotype Zavitan chromosome 2B, WEW_v2.0, whole genome shotgun sequence genome encodes:
- the LOC119360811 gene encoding uncharacterized protein LOC119360811 has translation MEKQRAPNPNCLPSSPPAAMSSPGSRRGILTAIPVSGDGTFGYSVPPPAHCSSAAATLLPFWGTEHKPAPLVLPQGQTIRESIARSLKKEQESKFSNLSVLPSCLPGAQKFSSLGLPLLYQQPDHWGIRFYTRIDLKGSFHTYPHVGGPFESLTEVNNAIELYLRGRQEEQMFVGLSGVELAVQKCLYWPDGRRKKHLASQPIDTTRDFNRQLVEALVDKYNEDHNLFRGLFSVPSPLALATKGCTDLAYEFKDIMCCQSIRDSRFYDHINFTAKVKGADDLNCCTDKLFFAEVMYNQSSSELFVICLCVLDPTANGYCYGCHCNGSPDMKHPSSGYMAGHTSNVSGRSKINRGKFDDEDNEDELEAQKARLRWMFGGSSELKQIRDPHEAER, from the exons ATGGAAAAGCAGCGAGCACCAAACCCTAATTGCCTTCCTTCCTCACCCCCGGCTGCCATGTCATCTCCTGGTTCCCGGCGTGGTATCTTGACCGCAATTCCGGTTTCCGGCGATGGGACCTTCGGCTACTCCGTCCCGCCCCCGGCACATTGCTCCAGTGCAGCAGCCACACTGCTTCC GTTTTGGGGGACAGAGCACAAGCCTGCTCCATTGGTACTGCCGCAAGGGCAAACCATTCGTGAATCCATTGCTCGCTCCTTGAAGAAAGAGCAGGAGAGTAAGTTTTCGAATTTGTCTGTACTTCCCAGTTGCCTCCCAGGGGCGCAAAAATTTTCGTCTCTTGGGCTGCCTCTTCTGTACCAGCAACCAGATCACTGGGGAATTAGATTTTACACCAGAATTGATCTCAAGGGATCTTTCCACACATACCCTCATGTGGGGGGGCCATTTGAGAGCTTAACTGAAGTTAACAATGCTATTGAGCTCTACCTTAGGGGCCGCCAGGAGGAGCAAAT GTTTGTGGGATTATCTGGAGTGGAGCTTGCTGTACAAAAGTGCCTTTACTGGCCTGATGGCAGAAGGAAAAAACATTTGGCGTCCCAACCAATTGATACAACCCGTGATTTTAACCGCCAGCTGGTTGAAGCTCTGGTGGACAAGTATAATGAGGATCACAACCTTTTTCGGGGTCTGTTCTCTGTCCCTTCCCCTCTTGCCCTTGCTACCAAGGGTTGCACT GATCTTGCATATGAATTCAAAGATATTATGTGCTGCCAATCAATTAGAGATAGTAGGTTTTACGATCATATCAATTTCACTGCGAAGGTTAAAGGAGCTGATGATTTGAACTGCTGCACTGACAAACTATTCTTCGCTGAAGTCATGTATAATCAATCATCCAGTGAATTGTTTGTCATCTGTTTATGTGTGCTGGATCCTACTGCTAATG GTTACTGTTATGGTTGTCACTGTAATGGAAGTCCTGACATGAAGCACCCAAGTTCTGGTTACATGGCTGGCCACACAAGTAATGTGTCTGGTAGATCTAAGATAAACCGCGGAAAGTTTGATGATGAGGACAATGAGGACGAG CTGGAAGCTCAGAAGGCTAGGTTACGATGGATGTTTGGG GGCTCATCTGAGCTGAAGCAAATCAGGGACCCACATGAGGCAGAGCGATGA